In the Leptospira barantonii genome, CTCTCAACAACATCAAGGTGGAATGATAACCGATCTTCAATCTCGACCCCGTGATCAACGCAACCTGACCGTGCAAGGAAGCGGTTTGAAATCTTTTTTTGTAATTCAATTCTCCGCATTCGGGGCACATCGCATCGTAAAAGAAATGAAGACGCGTATATTCTTTTTTACATACGTAACAATTGCGAGGAGAGGAAAGTTCGGGTGCGTTTTCGCTTCTCCATATATCGGTTTGATCGGCGATTTGCAAAGGAGCCTTGAATACCGTTGCGGTTCTTGCGGCGCGGATTCCGGTAAGCGCTCTGGCTTTTTTTTCCAGAGTTACGATTTCTTTCTTTCTGGAATGTTTGATCGTTTTATTGCGAATTCTAATTTCGTTTCGATCGGGGCGGGAAATTTTTCCGGCGACGATCATCAACGCGATTCTTTCTTTTTCGGGAATGGAAGTAAGCAGTTCAGGATTTTCGGTCAACGATTCGAGAAATCGAACGCATTCCTGAATCTCTTCGATGGTGAGTTTGTTTTTTCCGTTCTTTGAAGAATCGCTCATAAACGTCGTCGACGATTCCCTTGTTACGGGTTTCGATCGATTTCCTTCATTCCACTATACCGAAAAAAAGAGTCGATTGAGCAACTCAATTTCGAGACAAAATGCCCGCGTGATTGACGAAGCGGCGATGTGAAAAGACGATCCGATGGAGAATCCATCCGATCTCTATTTCTAAAGAATCATCCTAATTAGGGAGCGTTCATTGCCATTTTGATATCGTTCATCAAAAATTAGTTTCAATAATTAATTTCCAGGTTATATTCGAAGCCCAAGGAGAATCGAATGGCAAAAAAAGTATTGTTGATACTGTTTTCAATCTTTATGATGATCGCGGTCGGAACGGCTTACGCCGGCAACGTTCAATCCGGCTGTACATTCAAAGGTAAAAAACTTTATGGAAAGATTCAGATCGTAACGAGTTTCCCGGACGTAAAAGTACAGGAAGTGACTTCCTTTCCGGATCTAAAAGTTCAAAAAGTAACCTCCTTCCCGGACTCTTGCGGTAAATGGGAGATCGTAGATTCTTTTCCGGATACAAAGGTTCAATTCGTAACCAGCTTTCCGGATATAAAAATCCAATACGTGACTAGCTTTCCGGGAGAGAATTAAGTCTCTCGTTTGGAAAAATGAAATTCGATTTACAAGAATTCATTTTTTGTAAATCGAAATTCGAAACATAATATCAAAACAAAATCCTATCTCTATTTAAAAATCCGTTCTTCCCTTCAAAAAAGCACAAAGACAAATCGAGATTCGTTTCAATTTGGAACCGCTTCGAGTTTGAATCGTTCCAACCTATATTTCCCGAATCCAAACGGAGTCTTGTGTATGAAACGTATTCTATTCTCATTTTGTCTTTTCTTCTTCGTCATCGCAAACGGGGTTCAAGCAAAGAATAAAAACATAGCCGGCGACTGCACGTTCAACGGGAAAAAATTATACGGCAAAATCAAAGTCGTTACGAGTTTCCCGGACGTCAAAGTGAAAGTGGTGGATTCTTTTTCCGATCTAAAAGTTAAGGTCGTGGAGTCCTTCCCGGATTCTTGCGGAAAATGGAAAATGGTTGAATCCTCACCCAATACGAAGATAAAGTTCGTCACTAGTTTTCCGGACGTTAAGATAGAATACGTTTCCTCTTCTCCGGGACTCAAATAACGCAGGACTGATGAACGTGAATCGTCTAACACAAAATAGAATATCGGAACGAAGAGAAGGAATGAAAGAAATTCTTAACTGGTTGTCCAGCCCCGAGTCGAGAGCCTTGGAAGCAAAGGAACTGATCGAAACTCTCAATCAAAAAATCATCGAAGCGGGAATTCCCGTCTGGAGATTTTTTACGAGTATACCCACGATGCATCCGGAAGTGATGGTGAGATCGATCATCTGGACGAGAGGGGAAGAAACTCAAGTCGTATTAATTCCACACGACGGATTACAACAACAGCAATACAGGGACAGCCCTATCTTTTTGATCCGGGAAGGACAAAGGGATTTTATCCGTTGCAAGTTGACCGGACCCGACGCGGATCTATCCTATCCCATCTGCGTCGACTTACAAGAAAAAGGTGGAACCGACTATTGTATCTTCGTTTCCATTTTCGGTACCGACATACGAAGTGTGATATCTTGGACGACCGACGCACCCGGTGGATTTACGGAAGAACAAATCGACGCCTTAAATTCCATTCGAAGCGTTCTATCTTTGCGTTTGGATTTGGAATCCAGAAAATTCGCGGTCAACGAATTGTTGGAAGTGTATCTCGGACCGAACGCATCCAAACGAGTTTTATCCGGAGAATTCAGAAGAGGAACCGGAGAAACCATCTACGCCGCGATTCTTTGCGCGGACCTACGAGACTTTTCGTCTTTGAGCGAAAACAATTCTCCTAAAAAAATCGTGGAAGTTTTGGACAACTATTTCGAACTCACGGCTCAACCGATTCAGGAAGAAAAGGGCGAAATTCTTAAGTTCATCGGAGACGCGATCCTCGCGGTTTTTCCGGCCGAAGAAGATCCGCATAAGGCGTGTTTGGCGGCGTTGAGCGCGGCTCGCAAGATTAAGAATTCCGTAATACAATGGAACTTAGAACATCCGGATTCTCAGATTCATTTGGGTATGGCGTTGAACGTGGGCGATGTCGTTTACGGAAACGTAGGCGCCAAAGATCGACTCGACTTCACAGTAATCGGAAACGCTGTCAATCAGGCGTTCCGTGTGGAATCTTTCTGTAAGGATTTTGGTGAGAATATTCTGACGACTGAAGAATTTGCGACTAAAACCGGAATGGAGAATTTTGAACTTCTCGGAGAGCGACAACTCAAAGGAATCACCGGAAAAAGAAATATCTATTCTCCTCGGAACTAAAAGGCGGGAAAACCCGCCTTTTTCATCGTTCAAAACCGGATTCAGTTTTTTAAATATTCAAAAATCTGAATCCGATTCTCTTTTGCCGAATCGATCTTAGATCAACCCGCCGCGTACTGATCCATCAGAGATTTTGCGATTACTCTCAGAGCCATTACTTCTTCGGCCCCTTCAAAGATGGAGAATACACGAGCGTCTACGAAGTAACGGGAAACCGCATATTCTTCCGCGTATCCCATACCGCCGTGGATTTGCATCGCTTCACGAGTCACCCACTCGGCGACTTTGGAAGCGTAGAATTTAATCAGAGTCGCTTCCATTTGACCTTTGTGGTCGTCGAGAAGATTCGCTACGTGATTTGCGAATTGACGGGAAGCCTGAAGGATCACCGCCATTCTCGCGATTTTGTATTTCGTTAAGTTGTATTCGTAGATCGGTTTTTGGAATACCGCTCTTTCTTGAGCGTAACGAAGAGCGGCTTCGAGAGCGGCTTGCATCACACCGTGGGCGCGTGCCGCAGTCTGAATTCTTCCTCCCGCAAAACCTTCCATCTGGAAGTAGAAACCTTTTC is a window encoding:
- a CDS encoding adenylate/guanylate cyclase domain-containing protein, with protein sequence MNVNRLTQNRISERREGMKEILNWLSSPESRALEAKELIETLNQKIIEAGIPVWRFFTSIPTMHPEVMVRSIIWTRGEETQVVLIPHDGLQQQQYRDSPIFLIREGQRDFIRCKLTGPDADLSYPICVDLQEKGGTDYCIFVSIFGTDIRSVISWTTDAPGGFTEEQIDALNSIRSVLSLRLDLESRKFAVNELLEVYLGPNASKRVLSGEFRRGTGETIYAAILCADLRDFSSLSENNSPKKIVEVLDNYFELTAQPIQEEKGEILKFIGDAILAVFPAEEDPHKACLAALSAARKIKNSVIQWNLEHPDSQIHLGMALNVGDVVYGNVGAKDRLDFTVIGNAVNQAFRVESFCKDFGENILTTEEFATKTGMENFELLGERQLKGITGKRNIYSPRN